The segment ttggactgtgAGTCCCGTAATAACGATTCGCCGACAAGAAATGTTTGTcgcgatagaaaaatataaaggcgcttgttgttgctttcatgtgAAGCTGCCTTAGTCGTatgcaaatgcaaaaataaggtagaatttacataaaagcaacaacaagcgcCTTCATGTTTTTCTATCGCGACTAACATTTCTTGTCGGCGAATCGTTATTGCGGGACCCGCAATAATTCCCGCCAtacgggaccaagaatagcacTCCTGTAAACTTCATTTTACATGCAAGCTTGTATATAATcatggtagaagtactacaggtatggcagtagtcgatgcttttttcgtcgcgttctgcgcagccttattttttcaaccaatcaacaacgcgccatcgagctgttttgcttttctttctaacacgcaatctctattCTAAGAGcctctctctctaacatactgttttggcatctattttttatattgttgtaaatactacTAAATATATGTagagcatgtttataaaaaatcagaaaaataaaaaaaccaagacagtttaacaaataaattataatatttttattgttgtttttttttatgccacaaacaatagaggttgtgttgtaattattatagttggatttatttatttaatataaataattggtttttatttttaatgtatgtgaatcattataaaatatatcaaatctagttgaataaatatgataacttttgaaaaacttaaaaaaaacttgaaaattttcttaacaaatttgtatcgcgcgcgcataaagtcatccatttttgtggcgagaaggcgaccttttgattggtcgattcacagcggccaaaccaggctgcgcactgccatacctgtagtatttctaccatggtATATAATTCCTTTTGGTTACTTCTGATGGTAGTTTCAACTTTCGCCACTAGAGAAAGATGTTTTATACAAATAGATCATGGAGGTGAATAAGGAGCAGTGTTAGGTAGGTAAGATACCTCGGTATCTTACATGTGTAAGATACCATGTAAGATACCGTATCTTACATCATCGGTTTCATACATCGAGGTATCTTACATTGCGTTCCCAGCGCCTTCTACGAATAAAAGTGGAACCTTCgtgctacaatttttttttattcgataaatacatgtaattcatttattaaataaataaaaattccaaaaacaagcagtagctaaggaaaagatgtagctaaggaattaatgttgcttaaaaaagaatttctttggcaactgtaattccttagctccatcttttccttagctactatttttccttgggatttttatttatttaaaaaattagttatttaaaattaaagcaacattaattccttaaaacataattttttggcaacattaatttcttagctacatctttttcttagctactgcttttctttggacattttaatttatttaataaataaaattacatgcattttattttttaaataaataaaaatcccaaggaaaaatagtagctaaggaaaagatggagctaaagaattacagttgccaaagaaattcttttttaagcaacattaattccttagctacatctttcccttagctactgctttttcttggacatttccatcttttaaaaataaaatgacatgtatattatttatttaataaatagaaaatgtccgaggaaaagcagtagctaaggaaaggatggagctaagaaattaatgttgccaaaaaattatgtttcaagcaacattaattccttcaaactggttttccttgatattatatatatttatataacaaataaattacatgtaccaaTATATATCGAGCAATAAGAACTAATTGTCGAGTCGACAGCAGTCGACAGTCAATAAGAATgttcaaaatggcgtcagaggtatcttacagtatcttacagtatcttactgtaagtgtatgaaacctcaaaaatcgaccatttacccatcactgATAAGGAGTGTAAGCTTTGCTTTTGTACTGAAGCCGACATTTCGGAGTAAATGAGGGCGCTGGTATCGGACTCGAACGACAGTATCACGTGTAATTTTTGTCTTTAAGGTGAAACACAAGTATTGTTCTGTTTTACCGGTAAAGTCTGTATGcttttacatacaaaaaaaaaactattattattattttaattttttcctataTAAAACACATGGGCTTTACCGGTAAAACAGAACAATACTTGTGTTTCACCTTAAACATAGTTGTACAGGCTAGAGTGAATAAGAATATTTtgttctgtctttttttttggtcaagGGCTGATGTCAGCGCTGCAGCTGGTAGTTTTTCGAACTGACTTACTCCGAAATTGAGGCTTCAGTGACAGCCTATGCTTTAACACAGTAAAAAAGCAAAGCTTACACTCCTTATTCACCTCCATGAAATAGATAAAactcagcagtccaattcacggggcaaattttttacaatgtagggcttttttttgccgctgatggcgcttgtaaaaatttttttatatagattttacatacaaaagcttcacaagcgctgtgagtggtgaaaaaaagccctaaattgtaatgtcctgtgaatacgggtgctgatatatataatatttttgttgtttaacacGTGGTCGTAGAATAATTCACATGGTAAGTTACTATACAACTTTTATATCGTAGTTTGATTACATTTATTATAGATAAAAGTATGCATGCATTatcttatgaaaaattttttttcacacgaTATAATTGATCATTTTTAAAGTTCGATAAATACGTAACTGATTTCTTTTATCTCGTATAAAACATTAACTTAGAAATTCATAtctcattataaataaatttcagaaTGGAAACTTCTGGTATTCCCGTTTCAGCTTTTGCTATGTATTCAGATTCCAAAAAACGAAACAGTGTCAAGGAAAAATCTAAAGTAAAAGTTAAAAGGAAGAGATCGAATTCAATAACAAGCGATTTTGAGTGTAACAAGACTTCTACGAGTTCCAATGGTTTCGATGTAAGCAAAAACTCAtgtctacaaaaaaaaaaaacacccaaCAAATTAAAGCTTCATGATGCAGTAAGTGATGACGATAAAACCAACAAAACATCAATGAAAACTGAATCTACAAAATCATCATGTTCAAAAGCGATGAAGACAagcataaaaaaagaaaataagaaaaaaaaaaataccaaaattaCCTCCTGTCTATCATCACCATCTTATAAAGCAGAAGAGAATGTAAATAGTGTTAATCCAATAGAAGACTCCTCAATACTATTTTCGTGGTTAATTCATCCAATGTCtgttgacaaattttttaacaaaagttGGGAAAAGGCTCCCTTACATATTAAACGAAATAAGGCAAATTACTACAAACTTTTAATGTCAACACCAATGATAGATGACCTATTAAGAAAGTATAATATTCTATTCActaaaaatatcgatataaCATCTTATTCGGATGGTCAACGAGAAACTCATAATCCACCGGGCCGAGCACTTCCGAGTGTTGTTTGGGATTATTATGCAAATGGTTGTTCTGTTCGAATGCTCAATCCGCAAACTTTTATTCCGAAGTTGCATACACTAAATGCATCATTACAAGAGTATTTTGGATGCTTTGTGGGAGCAAACTCTTACTTAACACCTCCGGATAGCCAGGGATTTGCTCCACACTACGATGATATTGAagcatttattttacaaattgaagGAAAAAAGCGCTGGCGTCTTTATAAACCACGAAATGATGAAGAATATCTTCCAAGATATTCATCAAAGAATTTTGATCAATCAGAAATTGGAGAACCAATTTTAGATGTAGTTGTTGAAGCAGGAGATTTACTGTATTTTCCTCGTGGTACAATTCATCAAGGAGAAACCATTGATGGGTGTCACAGTCTTCATATAACTTTGAGTTGCtatcaaaaaaatagttgGGGAAATTTTTTAGAAGAACTCGTTCCGGAAGCATTGAAAACTTCCATTGAATGTAATTCCGAGTTTCGACAAGGACTTCCATTGAATTATCTTAATGAAATTGGTTCTgtacattcaaaaaaaaatactgaatttcgacaaaaatttataaaaaatacaaaagatttGTTACATAAAATGATTGATATGATTGATATTGATAAAGCTGCTGATCAAATCGCAAAAAATCatattcatgattttttacCACCGGTTTTGGCACCAATTGAACTAGAGTGCTCAGCTCTTCAAGATGGTGAACGAATGATTGAGCAAGGTGTCGTTGTTAATCGAGTTGAAATTGAACCTGACACGAGAATCAGACTGGTGAGAGCACATTGTGTCAGACTTGTTGAAAACAAAGAAGCTTGGCGAATTTATTATTCCTCAGAAAATTCTAAAGAGTATCATCAATATGAACTTCAGTTTTTAGAACTTGACAGTCACATCGTTCCTgctgtgaaaaaaattattgcgaGTTACCCAGATTTTGTCAAAGTTGACGATTTACCTATCGAAGGTGAAGATAACAAGGTAAGGATTGTCATATCTAATTAGTgaactattaaattttattttattataattattcttttttgttttaggtTCAAGTTGCAAGAGATCTTTGGGAAAAGTGCATTGTTCTGACAGATGTACCCTTACCGattattgaatgaaataaaaaaaaataagtttttcaTTATGTATCAAAATAGTTAgataagttaaaattttttaatcttatttgctcaaaataattattaaaaatttgaataatcaatataatttattcattgcaTAAAAAATACGTTTACTTTTTTCCATTAAAGGTTCAAATTGTTTCTTGGCGTTTGAACATCAGTTTGACTTTTTTGTCTCGCTAAAACATACTCAATATATCCTAGATACCCATCGTTGTCTAAGTCATCTTCTTCAAGAACCCTATCAATTAATTCTacaacaaaagaaatataGTGTTATTCAATTAAGTGAATAAAATCTACTTGACTTttagattaaaatttaaaccaaaTTAACTTACCAATAATAAGATGTATTTGGTTTTCACTATCATAGTCACCAAGTTTATCGTCATGCTCATGAAATGTATGCTGAATTGCATGGAGCATTTCCAAACCGTCGAGTTTAGTATTATTATCCATGTCATGAGtcctaaaattataaaaatcgaGAAAGAAacggattttttaatttcacgttttttttaaattaattataaatttaaattaacaaatcaaataaactAAATACTTGAAGTAGTAAAAGCTCAACTCTTCGGCGttcatttttgaaatatccATCGTTTCCCCAAGATGTCCCATATCTTCTATTAAAtgtctacaaaaaaaaagataaagtaaggagtttttaaatattaactatTATCTATTACACCAATATAGTTCAATAGCTTACGCAGTATCATGGAGTAGCTGAGAATCTTGAGTTAGTTTAATATTTCCTTGAGGAACATAGTGATGATGAGAAACTGAACTTCGCGGATGATGGGGACCCCGGAAAGCCATTGAAAATCCAAAACATAAACCAAACAAAACTATTCGGATCATCATtctgctgaaaataaaaattactttgatattaaaaatagaaatacaattaaaatgttttggGGTACTTTTTGGATGGagcaattgttttttttctagatttaAATGATGCGAAAggacaaaattttttagacaATAGAACCTGCTGAGTTGTGTTCCAGTTTGAGCATtggaaatagaaaaaaaaatcaccacCCTCGGCTGTCGACAGATGGGCTGATCGAAGGGGGCGATGGTAATTATTATGCGATTACTCACGAGCTCATTGATTTAGATTGGTGAAAAGCCAGGGGTCCAGCGATATATCGACTGCGTCGGGGGCACTCACCATTACTTGTCGCACATTCTCAAGAGATTCCAAACTTTTCACCAAGTTTTGCTATCATTCATGAACTAATtggtgatttaaatatttttttcaacaatgatGCATTTAGatttttggtaaaaatttgaattttttacaataattattcacaaaaaaaaaatatttatgacaactattaatgattattaaaaagataGAATAGTTTTATTCAGATAgttaaattatctaaataaaacttttatggTGGTTTTAAATTTGGAAGGAAGAAAATAAAGGAGGTACGAATTATCAAAAAGGTATCAAGTTACTGAcattataaatacatgtatgAATGTGTAAAAGTTAGGTGTTAGAAAGCACTCACAGTGGACAGGGATTTGGGGGTACTTAGGAATCAATTCTATAGGCTTAAGGACGGGGTCGAATTTGGAAATGCATATGTTGAGATAAGAGTAGGTGGTTGGTGGGGTAAAAATACCCTGGGGACTTGTCTCTTCGAACACAAGTGGACCCCCGTGGCAGAAGTGGCACCCCTAGTGGGTGCGAAATACTGTCGTCGGGTTGAGAAGGAGGGGGCAGGGGGCGAAatccataaataatttatatcatttgtt is part of the Aphidius gifuensis isolate YNYX2018 linkage group LG1, ASM1490517v1, whole genome shotgun sequence genome and harbors:
- the LOC122848926 gene encoding ribosomal oxygenase 1, producing the protein METSGIPVSAFAMYSDSKKRNSVKEKSKVKVKRKRSNSITSDFECNKTSTSSNGFDVSKNSCLQKKKTPNKLKLHDAVSDDDKTNKTSMKTESTKSSCSKAMKTSIKKENKKKKNTKITSCLSSPSYKAEENVNSVNPIEDSSILFSWLIHPMSVDKFFNKSWEKAPLHIKRNKANYYKLLMSTPMIDDLLRKYNILFTKNIDITSYSDGQRETHNPPGRALPSVVWDYYANGCSVRMLNPQTFIPKLHTLNASLQEYFGCFVGANSYLTPPDSQGFAPHYDDIEAFILQIEGKKRWRLYKPRNDEEYLPRYSSKNFDQSEIGEPILDVVVEAGDLLYFPRGTIHQGETIDGCHSLHITLSCYQKNSWGNFLEELVPEALKTSIECNSEFRQGLPLNYLNEIGSVHSKKNTEFRQKFIKNTKDLLHKMIDMIDIDKAADQIAKNHIHDFLPPVLAPIELECSALQDGERMIEQGVVVNRVEIEPDTRIRLVRAHCVRLVENKEAWRIYYSSENSKEYHQYELQFLELDSHIVPAVKKIIASYPDFVKVDDLPIEGEDNKVQVARDLWEKCIVLTDVPLPIIE
- the LOC122849207 gene encoding multiple coagulation factor deficiency protein 2 homolog — its product is MMIRIVLFGLCFGFSMAFRGPHHPRSSVSHHHYVPQGNIKLTQDSQLLHDTAHLIEDMGHLGETMDISKMNAEELSFYYFKTHDMDNNTKLDGLEMLHAIQHTFHEHDDKLGDYDSENQIHLIIELIDRVLEEDDLDNDGYLGYIEYVLARQKSQTDVQTPRNNLNL